In Paenibacillus kyungheensis, the following are encoded in one genomic region:
- a CDS encoding FHA domain-containing protein: MPDVIKIVINTAGQEGDGSFVYIQRGQSIQIGRHVGTGQIDLPIYNQLVSKQHCTIHLVGDQLYIEDLGSKNGTELNGQRLVPYQRYAMSAQDQLTLVNGLVGLQIEQGNQLEETREYVLSDLIDHRIQLHDFFQRIEVDGESITLSKKEYQLFRLLYGCLDHFVTREQIIEEVWSERYSENADLVGIDEVNSLIYRTNKKLNKHFTIKSVYKKGVYMKRSVTPTILS, translated from the coding sequence ATGCCGGACGTTATCAAAATTGTAATCAATACTGCCGGTCAAGAAGGCGATGGTTCATTTGTCTATATCCAAAGAGGGCAAAGTATTCAGATCGGTAGACATGTAGGAACAGGGCAGATTGATCTACCTATTTATAATCAATTGGTGTCCAAGCAACACTGCACAATTCACCTTGTAGGAGATCAGCTATATATCGAAGATTTGGGTAGTAAAAATGGAACAGAATTGAACGGGCAACGCTTGGTTCCGTATCAGCGCTACGCAATGTCTGCGCAAGATCAATTAACGTTAGTGAATGGTTTGGTAGGTTTACAAATAGAACAAGGCAACCAATTAGAAGAAACACGTGAATATGTACTTAGCGATCTGATCGATCATCGTATTCAACTACATGATTTTTTCCAGCGAATTGAAGTAGACGGGGAAAGTATTACATTATCGAAAAAAGAATACCAGTTATTCCGGTTATTGTACGGATGTCTGGATCACTTTGTTACACGTGAGCAGATTATCGAAGAAGTATGGTCAGAGCGTTATAGTGAAAATGCCGATTTGGTAGGGATCGACGAAGTCAATTCTTTGATCTATCGTACCAATAAAAAATTAAATAAACATTTTACGATCAAGTCAGTCTACAAAAAAGGGGTATATATGAAGAGAAGTGTTACTC